In one window of Pseudodesulfovibrio sediminis DNA:
- the coxB gene encoding cytochrome c oxidase subunit II has protein sequence MYPQVFSAAKGVDQAFLIIFGFSVFIMLAITFVALFFMWRYNYKRNPVATEIKGSILLEIIWTALPTIIVMGLFWTGWTSFKAMRTIPDDAMVVQVEGRMWSWLFTYDNGKTSKELVVPINTPVKVALTAKDVIHSFYIPAMRVKWDMVPGMDTAAWFESDTTGEFDIFCAEYCGLKHADMMAVLRVVEQAEYDAWLADSGQADVDQGFALLEEFGCFDCHSMDVSEDAAPTLLNLAGQERTVVLPDGSEKVVTADAAYVKRSVLEPGAELVKDWDDEMPSYADEISAEQLDIMAKYLLLRGKSHPGEGMADEQGCFGCHTTNGDEDVGPTFLGLYGSERKGTGPDGKPVTISADEAYLKTAIVDPAAFIPEGYEDEMPIYDDIDQETLDGLVDYIKSLGGEAGQ, from the coding sequence ATGTATCCACAAGTCTTCTCAGCAGCCAAAGGCGTGGATCAGGCCTTCCTCATCATCTTCGGGTTCAGCGTGTTCATCATGCTGGCCATCACCTTTGTCGCCCTCTTTTTCATGTGGCGTTACAATTACAAACGCAACCCCGTGGCTACCGAGATCAAGGGTTCCATTCTGCTGGAGATCATCTGGACCGCGCTGCCGACCATCATCGTCATGGGCCTGTTCTGGACCGGCTGGACCTCGTTCAAGGCCATGCGCACCATCCCGGATGACGCCATGGTCGTGCAGGTGGAAGGGCGTATGTGGTCCTGGCTGTTTACCTATGACAACGGCAAGACTTCCAAGGAGCTGGTGGTGCCCATCAATACTCCGGTAAAGGTGGCGTTGACGGCCAAGGATGTCATCCACTCCTTTTATATACCGGCCATGCGCGTCAAATGGGACATGGTCCCGGGCATGGACACCGCGGCCTGGTTCGAATCGGACACGACTGGTGAGTTTGATATTTTCTGCGCGGAGTATTGCGGTCTGAAACATGCGGACATGATGGCTGTTCTCCGGGTGGTGGAGCAGGCCGAGTATGATGCGTGGCTGGCTGACTCCGGTCAGGCAGACGTTGATCAGGGTTTTGCCCTGCTCGAAGAATTCGGGTGCTTTGATTGTCATTCCATGGATGTATCCGAAGACGCGGCTCCCACCTTGCTGAATCTGGCCGGTCAGGAGCGCACCGTGGTCCTGCCCGACGGCTCCGAGAAGGTCGTCACCGCAGACGCCGCATACGTGAAGCGGTCCGTGCTTGAGCCGGGGGCGGAGCTGGTCAAGGACTGGGACGACGAGATGCCGTCCTATGCCGATGAAATTTCCGCGGAACAGCTCGACATCATGGCAAAATATCTGCTGTTGCGCGGCAAGTCCCACCCAGGCGAAGGCATGGCTGATGAACAGGGGTGTTTTGGCTGTCATACCACCAATGGAGATGAGGATGTGGGGCCGACATTCCTCGGGCTTTACGGCTCGGAGCGGAAGGGCACAGGGCCGGACGGCAAGCCTGTCACGATCTCGGCGGACGAGGCATATCTCAAAACGGCCATTGTTGATCCAGCGGCCTTTATCCCCGAAGGATACGAGGACGAAATGCCCATCTATGACGATATTGATCAGGAAACCCTGGACGGTCTGGTGGACTACATCAAAAGCCTTGGCGGGGAGGCTGGTCAGTGA
- the ctaD gene encoding cytochrome c oxidase subunit I yields the protein MVVSQGFMAPGDKSWVREWLFTIDHKRIGMLYLWSILAFFVVGVFLGLLIRLELFSPGRDLIGPQVYNAVFTLHGVIMIFLVVIPSIPAAFGNLFLPLQLGAEDVAFPRLNMFSFWLYVIGGAIALTSLFTGGGAPDTGWTFYVPFSAVTTTNVSVAVLGVFVLGFSSILTGLNFIVTIHRLRAPGLKWRRLTLFAWALYATAWIQVLATPILSITVVLIAIERLLGMGIFDPARGGDPILYQHLFWIYSHPAVYIMILPAMGVISDIIPVFCRKPIFGYKTIVGSSLAIAFAGSLVWAHHMFVSGMSDTAVMVFSLLTFVVAVPSAIKVFNWVSTLYKGSIRPEPPLIYGLGFIFLFAMGGITGLVLGSAGTDMHVHDTYFVVGHFHYVIFGGTGFGMFAAIHYWFPKMYGRMYNKKQANIAAGLLLVGINGLYFPMYLLGLAGMPRRYYDYLPQFTELHRLSTYGSWFTFAGLALMIYNLIRSRYHGAPVGRNPWQAATLEWTLPSPPPSHNFDVEPVVTHGPYAFSEVRDDD from the coding sequence ATGGTCGTTTCCCAAGGTTTTATGGCGCCCGGAGACAAATCCTGGGTACGCGAGTGGCTCTTTACCATCGATCATAAGCGCATAGGCATGCTCTACCTCTGGAGCATCCTCGCGTTTTTTGTGGTGGGCGTCTTTCTGGGGCTGCTCATACGGCTCGAACTTTTTTCGCCGGGCAGGGACCTGATCGGGCCGCAGGTCTATAACGCGGTCTTCACCCTGCATGGGGTGATCATGATCTTTCTTGTGGTCATTCCGTCCATTCCGGCGGCCTTTGGCAATCTCTTCCTGCCGCTGCAACTGGGCGCGGAGGACGTGGCCTTTCCCCGGCTGAACATGTTTTCGTTCTGGTTGTATGTCATTGGCGGGGCCATTGCGTTGACCTCGCTCTTTACGGGCGGGGGGGCACCGGACACCGGCTGGACTTTTTATGTGCCGTTTTCGGCGGTGACCACCACCAATGTCTCGGTGGCGGTGCTCGGGGTCTTTGTCCTTGGGTTCTCGTCCATTCTGACTGGCCTGAATTTCATTGTCACCATCCACCGGCTCCGCGCTCCCGGTCTCAAGTGGCGACGGCTGACGCTGTTTGCCTGGGCCTTGTATGCCACGGCCTGGATTCAGGTGCTGGCAACCCCCATCCTGTCCATCACCGTGGTTCTCATCGCCATCGAGCGTCTGCTCGGCATGGGTATTTTCGATCCGGCCCGAGGCGGTGATCCGATCCTGTACCAGCACCTCTTCTGGATTTATTCGCACCCGGCTGTCTACATCATGATTCTGCCCGCCATGGGCGTGATCTCGGATATCATCCCGGTCTTCTGTCGCAAGCCCATCTTCGGCTACAAGACCATTGTGGGATCAAGCCTGGCCATCGCCTTTGCCGGTTCACTGGTCTGGGCGCACCACATGTTCGTGTCCGGCATGTCCGATACGGCGGTCATGGTCTTCTCGCTCCTGACATTCGTGGTTGCCGTGCCTTCGGCCATCAAGGTCTTCAACTGGGTTTCCACCCTGTACAAAGGGTCTATCCGGCCCGAACCGCCGCTCATTTACGGGCTGGGTTTCATCTTTCTCTTTGCCATGGGCGGCATCACCGGGCTGGTGCTCGGCTCTGCCGGAACCGACATGCACGTCCATGACACCTACTTTGTTGTCGGCCATTTTCATTATGTGATCTTCGGCGGCACCGGGTTCGGCATGTTCGCGGCCATCCACTACTGGTTCCCCAAGATGTACGGGCGCATGTACAACAAGAAGCAGGCCAATATCGCCGCCGGATTGCTGCTGGTCGGCATAAACGGTCTGTATTTTCCCATGTACCTGCTCGGTCTGGCAGGCATGCCGCGCCGCTATTACGACTACCTGCCGCAGTTCACGGAATTGCATCGGCTGTCCACCTATGGATCGTGGTTCACGTTTGCCGGGCTGGCACTCATGATCTACAACCTGATCAGATCTCGCTACCATGGAGCCCCCGTGGGCAGGAACCCGTGGCAGGCAGCCACACTGGAGTGGACGTTGCCTTCGCCGCCCCCTTCCCACAACTTTGACGTGGAACCGGTGGTCACGCACGGTCCCTATGCATTCAGCGAAGTGAGGGACGATGACTGA
- a CDS encoding TadE family protein, producing the protein MRHRRKKTQHKHGLAAVEMALLLPIFIMLLVGIMDAARLFWTESVVRDAAFEGARVAILNEATQTQIEETILKELKIGGINQTSDISIGIREPEQPVDVTVAVPFEFLILGSVVPSLDGSQNISATAVMTHER; encoded by the coding sequence ATGAGGCATCGAAGAAAAAAAACACAACACAAGCATGGATTGGCCGCGGTTGAGATGGCTCTGCTGCTGCCCATATTCATTATGCTCCTGGTGGGAATCATGGATGCAGCCCGACTATTCTGGACCGAGAGTGTCGTGCGAGACGCGGCTTTTGAGGGCGCCCGTGTCGCCATCCTGAACGAGGCCACGCAAACCCAGATCGAAGAAACCATCCTCAAGGAGCTGAAAATCGGTGGTATCAACCAGACCTCTGACATCTCCATCGGCATCCGAGAGCCGGAACAACCCGTGGACGTCACCGTGGCAGTTCCTTTCGAATTTCTGATTCTCGGCTCTGTGGTGCCATCCCTGGACGGCAGTCAAAACATATCGGCAACGGCTGTCATGACGCATGAGAGGTAA
- a CDS encoding cytochrome C oxidase subunit IV family protein, with product MSNTHSEHHGPGYGLFIAIWGVLMCLTVVTVWAASIDLGFLNVVAAMTIASTKALLVTFFFMHLKYENITLKTMVLLAFVILAIFIGFTFFDTAYR from the coding sequence ATGAGCAATACACACAGTGAACACCATGGGCCGGGCTACGGGCTGTTTATCGCCATCTGGGGCGTACTCATGTGTCTGACCGTGGTTACGGTCTGGGCCGCGAGTATTGATCTCGGCTTTTTGAATGTGGTTGCGGCCATGACCATAGCTTCTACCAAGGCGCTGCTGGTGACGTTTTTCTTCATGCACCTCAAGTACGAGAACATAACCCTGAAGACCATGGTCCTGCTGGCCTTTGTGATCCTGGCCATCTTTATCGGTTTCACCTTTTTTGATACAGCCTACAGGTAA
- a CDS encoding cytochrome c oxidase subunit 3 family protein — MTDHRDYQGAKMGMWLFLFTEILLFGGLFVLYSVTLGRFPAEFHQASQLLDVTMGTTNTVILITSSLFAALAVTALQKGNAKLAQIFIALTIAFACGFLVIKYFEWTHKFHVGIYPGSPDIADWAPGKQAFFSLYFAMTGLHGIHVVIGMAVLSWVSWLIRVGKCTPEYFVALENAGLYWHLVDLIWIYLFPLYYLIT, encoded by the coding sequence ATGACTGATCACAGGGACTATCAGGGCGCGAAGATGGGCATGTGGCTCTTCCTGTTTACGGAGATTCTGCTCTTTGGCGGATTGTTCGTGCTCTACTCGGTGACGCTGGGCCGGTTCCCGGCCGAGTTCCATCAGGCGAGTCAACTGCTGGACGTGACCATGGGCACCACCAACACCGTGATTCTGATCACCTCCAGTCTGTTCGCGGCCCTGGCCGTGACCGCGCTGCAAAAGGGCAACGCAAAGCTGGCGCAAATCTTCATTGCACTGACTATCGCGTTTGCCTGCGGTTTTCTGGTCATCAAATACTTCGAGTGGACGCACAAATTTCACGTGGGCATCTATCCCGGTTCACCCGATATCGCTGACTGGGCACCGGGCAAGCAGGCGTTTTTCTCCCTGTACTTTGCCATGACCGGCCTGCACGGCATCCACGTGGTCATCGGCATGGCGGTGCTCAGCTGGGTTTCCTGGCTCATCCGGGTGGGCAAGTGCACGCCAGAGTATTTCGTGGCTCTGGAGAATGCCGGGCTCTATTGGCATCTGGTTGATCTGATTTGGATATACCTGTTTCCGTTGTACTACCTCATCACCTAG
- a CDS encoding DUF4079 family protein, which translates to MLWLHPFIQATALILATYVMYMGINRFRFQHLKQKAAFNWKRHVLLGKMVNWLWLIGWLLGLYMTFTSWGSINLTGGHYVIGTLMVPFIIVSLVTGFILQKPSGKRPGLALTHGVTNGVLYCMALFQSFSGMEVVKLFLLE; encoded by the coding sequence ATGTTGTGGCTACATCCGTTCATTCAGGCGACTGCGCTGATTCTCGCGACCTATGTCATGTATATGGGGATCAATCGTTTTCGTTTCCAGCACTTGAAGCAGAAGGCAGCCTTCAACTGGAAGCGTCATGTTCTGCTTGGTAAGATGGTCAACTGGCTTTGGCTGATAGGGTGGCTTCTCGGTCTGTATATGACCTTTACCAGTTGGGGGTCCATTAATCTGACCGGCGGCCATTATGTGATTGGAACACTCATGGTGCCGTTCATTATTGTCAGTCTGGTCACTGGATTTATTCTGCAAAAGCCCAGCGGCAAGCGTCCCGGTCTGGCGTTGACCCACGGTGTAACAAATGGAGTGCTTTACTGCATGGCCCTGTTCCAATCATTTTCGGGCATGGAAGTCGTTAAACTCTTTCTTTTGGAATAA
- a CDS encoding ATP-binding cassette domain-containing protein translates to MSQTPLVEMRHISKRFGGVHAVQDVSIDLMPGEVVGVLGHNGAGKTVLMKTLSGAIPCDEGTILINGEKADIKSPRHSRKYGIECIYQTLALSDNLDAPANLFLGREIMTPYGTLDDRRMEQEARSVIQRLNPNFTNITDPVRNMSGGQRQSVAIARAIYFNAKILIMDEPTAALGPQETAMVAELIKQLKSEGIGIFLISHDLHDVFDLADRVSVIKNGKLVGTRRTDEVTKDEVLGMIILGKNPGQSEAA, encoded by the coding sequence ATGAGTCAGACTCCACTGGTTGAAATGCGCCACATCAGCAAGCGTTTCGGCGGCGTGCACGCAGTACAGGACGTATCCATCGACCTCATGCCCGGCGAAGTGGTCGGCGTGCTCGGCCACAACGGCGCAGGCAAGACCGTCCTCATGAAGACACTGTCCGGTGCCATCCCCTGCGACGAGGGCACCATCCTCATCAACGGCGAAAAAGCGGACATAAAAAGCCCCCGCCATTCCCGCAAATACGGCATCGAATGCATTTATCAGACCCTGGCATTGTCAGACAATCTGGATGCACCGGCCAATCTCTTTCTGGGCCGTGAAATCATGACACCTTACGGCACGCTGGACGACAGGCGCATGGAACAGGAAGCGCGTTCGGTTATCCAGCGGCTCAACCCCAACTTCACCAATATCACCGACCCGGTCCGCAACATGTCCGGCGGTCAACGGCAGTCCGTGGCCATTGCCCGGGCCATCTATTTCAATGCCAAGATTCTGATCATGGACGAACCCACGGCGGCCCTCGGCCCACAGGAAACAGCCATGGTCGCCGAACTGATCAAACAACTCAAATCAGAGGGCATCGGCATCTTCCTTATCAGCCATGACCTGCATGATGTCTTCGACCTCGCAGACCGGGTCTCGGTCATCAAGAACGGCAAGCTGGTGGGCACCAGACGCACAGATGAAGTCACCAAGGATGAAGTGCTCGGAATGATCATTCTGGGTAAGAACCCCGGTCAGTCCGAAGCAGCCTGA
- a CDS encoding c-type cytochrome yields MKKILAILTIVFCFGVTAAFAVDGAELYKTRCAKCHRDGTESSKAGGGVVLKGQSAEEIEMKLNGYLEGSYGGAKKKTMARVLKKFSPEELKAMAAHICTL; encoded by the coding sequence ATGAAGAAAATACTTGCCATCCTGACCATCGTGTTCTGCTTTGGCGTGACCGCTGCCTTTGCCGTTGACGGTGCGGAGCTGTATAAAACGCGGTGCGCCAAATGCCATCGTGACGGCACCGAATCCTCCAAGGCCGGTGGCGGTGTAGTGCTTAAAGGGCAGAGCGCCGAAGAGATCGAGATGAAGCTCAACGGCTACCTGGAGGGCTCCTACGGTGGAGCGAAAAAGAAGACCATGGCCCGCGTGCTCAAAAAGTTCTCACCTGAAGAGCTCAAGGCTATGGCTGCGCACATCTGTACTCTTTAG
- a CDS encoding protoheme IX farnesyltransferase — MIRDISSLMRPSVSLAVAAGTLFGALYRGSAETGSVVEAVIGAFILCGGCSALNQIQERDRDARMERTRHRPVAAGRLTVNEAWPLSLAMILSGLVLFFLAGGWTLLMLGMGILLVYNGVYTPLKRVTPTALLAGGCAGAVPPLVGWLAAGGDALDPRILSVTAIFYLWQVPHFWLLAEKHRADYERAGFAMLHAALPPQVRSVLMALWVSAYFIGLGCLAGLSGAASLQWVVPVSFLLAGGVVVGLVVTGRIRPATFAMHASLPLGLMALLLNRL, encoded by the coding sequence GTGATCCGTGATATTTCCTCGCTCATGCGTCCGTCTGTGAGCCTGGCTGTTGCGGCCGGTACGCTGTTTGGTGCGCTCTATCGCGGCTCGGCAGAGACCGGGAGCGTTGTCGAGGCCGTGATCGGTGCATTCATTCTGTGCGGTGGCTGTTCGGCCCTGAACCAGATTCAGGAGCGGGATCGCGATGCGCGCATGGAGCGGACACGCCACCGGCCCGTTGCTGCCGGGAGGCTGACGGTCAACGAGGCCTGGCCGTTGTCGCTGGCCATGATTCTCAGCGGATTGGTACTTTTCTTTCTGGCCGGAGGCTGGACGCTGCTCATGCTCGGCATGGGCATACTGCTGGTGTATAATGGAGTGTATACGCCCTTGAAACGGGTGACGCCCACCGCGCTTCTGGCCGGAGGCTGTGCCGGGGCCGTGCCGCCGCTGGTCGGCTGGCTGGCTGCCGGAGGAGATGCGCTGGACCCGCGTATCCTGAGCGTGACCGCCATTTTCTATCTGTGGCAGGTGCCTCACTTCTGGCTGTTGGCGGAAAAGCACCGCGCCGATTACGAACGGGCCGGGTTCGCCATGCTCCATGCGGCACTGCCTCCCCAGGTGCGTTCCGTACTCATGGCCCTGTGGGTGAGCGCGTATTTCATCGGGCTGGGGTGTCTGGCCGGGTTGTCGGGAGCCGCCTCATTGCAGTGGGTGGTTCCGGTTTCATTTCTGCTGGCGGGCGGCGTGGTTGTCGGGCTGGTGGTCACTGGGCGCATTCGTCCTGCAACGTTTGCCATGCATGCATCCCTGCCTCTGGGACTGATGGCGCTTTTGTTGAACCGACTATAA
- a CDS encoding TadE/TadG family type IV pilus assembly protein has product MEKRNTNKNGSMVIEFALLTTLLLIPILAGMWDLSQLIDMNQIMTRAAREGVVMASRGDDPVARVKEYVESAGLPAANLSVTVQLGPEDPIVGQEVVVTLNYDFTENTIYPWDELIPDGLNTVAHAKME; this is encoded by the coding sequence ATGGAAAAGCGCAATACAAATAAAAACGGCAGCATGGTCATAGAGTTCGCCCTTCTGACCACCCTTCTGCTGATCCCCATCCTGGCTGGAATGTGGGATTTATCGCAGTTGATCGATATGAACCAGATCATGACCCGTGCCGCTCGTGAGGGCGTGGTCATGGCATCCCGTGGTGATGATCCGGTGGCCAGGGTAAAAGAGTATGTGGAATCAGCCGGGCTGCCCGCAGCCAATCTCTCCGTGACCGTACAGCTCGGCCCGGAAGACCCCATCGTGGGCCAGGAAGTGGTGGTCACCCTCAACTATGATTTCACCGAAAACACCATCTACCCCTGGGACGAACTCATACCCGATGGCCTGAACACAGTAGCCCATGCAAAAATGGAGTAA
- a CDS encoding SCO family protein, producing MRSLFLILLAMTILAAPVWAASDGEPMDMAAQPAMDHSEHDSMAAQPAMDHSEHDSMDAMDGMGAADHDHEKMMEEAEKADLPVGIDEKLGNMLPDVEFMDSTGKRVSLHELIDIPVILLPIYYRCPDVCNLLQGSMASILPDVKLQPGKEIRIVSLSFDPREKPKDAARAKRNYLALANGYPSDQWLFLTGDMHAIDAVLDSIGYTVQKQGGLWAHPVAAIAIAPGGKVVRYLYGTTFLPFDITMAGTEAAEGKVGLSIKRLLSYCYNYDPDGRRYVFDILRVSGFSILGFVVIFLAWLIFGGKKKRR from the coding sequence ATGCGCAGTCTCTTCCTGATACTGCTTGCGATGACCATCCTGGCCGCTCCCGTGTGGGCGGCCAGTGATGGTGAGCCCATGGACATGGCCGCTCAACCAGCCATGGACCATTCCGAACATGACAGCATGGCCGCTCAGCCTGCCATGGATCATTCCGAACATGACAGCATGGACGCAATGGATGGCATGGGCGCAGCTGACCATGACCACGAAAAGATGATGGAAGAGGCCGAGAAAGCGGACCTTCCCGTGGGTATCGACGAGAAACTCGGGAACATGCTGCCCGACGTGGAGTTCATGGATTCCACTGGCAAGCGCGTTTCGCTGCACGAGCTGATCGACATCCCGGTCATTCTCCTGCCCATCTATTACCGATGCCCGGACGTCTGCAATCTGCTCCAAGGGTCCATGGCCTCCATCCTGCCGGATGTGAAGCTGCAACCCGGCAAGGAGATCAGGATTGTTTCCCTGAGTTTTGATCCGCGTGAAAAACCCAAGGACGCGGCGCGCGCCAAGCGAAACTATCTGGCTCTGGCAAACGGCTATCCGTCGGACCAGTGGTTGTTTTTGACCGGAGACATGCACGCCATTGACGCGGTCCTGGATTCCATCGGGTATACGGTGCAGAAACAGGGCGGCCTGTGGGCGCATCCTGTGGCGGCCATCGCCATAGCCCCCGGCGGCAAGGTGGTGCGGTATCTGTATGGCACCACGTTCCTGCCTTTTGACATCACCATGGCAGGCACCGAAGCCGCTGAAGGCAAGGTCGGCCTGTCTATCAAACGACTCCTGTCCTACTGTTATAACTATGATCCGGACGGACGACGCTATGTCTTTGATATCCTGCGCGTCTCCGGCTTCTCCATCCTCGGGTTCGTGGTCATTTTCCTGGCCTGGCTGATCTTCGGGGGCAAGAAAAAGAGGCGCTGA